Proteins from one Mustela erminea isolate mMusErm1 chromosome 20, mMusErm1.Pri, whole genome shotgun sequence genomic window:
- the ERI2 gene encoding ERI1 exoribonuclease 2 isoform X1, translating into MATKKLARQLGLIRKKSVAPANGNLGRSKSKQLFDYLIVIDFESTCWNDGKRHRSQEIIEFPAVLLNTSTGEIESEFHAYVQPQEHPILSEFCMELTGIKQAQVDEGVPLRICLSQFCKWVQKIQQQKKIIFATGISDPPNSEVKLCAFVTWSDWDLGVCLECECKRKQLIKPMFLNSWIDLRVTYKIFYRRKPKGLSGALQEVGIEFLGREHSGLDDSRNTALLAWKMIRDGCLMKITRSLNKVPTKKNSSVFTRNLNTNQVEERSACNSSIQGLSICDRELKNTVNSHEKVQMRSVGVNSPIKVQQDHLQLKSNVKAGLHNAKSYFSLFNTKSSTSVEQLPSASLNTPMQKHIRNEHLAFSTKSKSSAIGSELVLVSTTISSVNHVSDTEMSSALDCLPMLADWEDVALLPASQPEQSIDCIPSTSDSNLDTSFNSIERLMVLKEGTEETPQKSGTSKSVVYKSPHTTIYHVEEAKDPDSDASDFKLPECKSSSFNSVNATMSHPSVLGKYPHPLGSTKRNLSSPLSFPPAKKQTRTVHEEKPTSSDGSPVRNCSRKVLPSILASTVNLQEPWKSGKMTPPLCKCGRRSKRLVVSNNGPNHGKVFYCCPVGKYQENRKCCGYFKWEETLQKERANSRVLSHSPRGLTLSSPEVSHICNRNVSFSKNSLRLRPSMRN; encoded by the exons ATGGCGACCAAGAAGCTTGCGCG GCAGCTTGGATTAATTAGAAAAAAGTCAGTTGCACCAGCAAATGGAAATCTAGGAAGAAGCAAATCCA AGCAGTTGTTTGACTACTTAATTGTCATTGATTTTGAGTCAACATGTTGGAATGATGGGAAACGCCACCGGAGCCAAGAAATAA TTGAATTTCCAGCAGTATTGCTGAACACATCAACTGGGGAGATTGAATCTGAGTTCCATGCTTATGTTCAGCCTCAAGAACATCCGATTCTTTCTGAATTTTGCATGGAACTGACAGGCATAAAACAG GCTCAAGTAGATGAAGGAGTCCCCCTGAGGATTTGCTTATCTCAATTCTGTAAATGGGTTCAGAAGATTcagcaacagaagaaaattatttttgctacTGGGATTTCAGATCCGCCTAATTCCGAAGTAAAATTATGTGCATTTGTTACTTGGTCAG ACTGGGACCTGGGGGTTTGCCTGGAGTGTGAGTGTAAAAGAAAACAGCTGATAAAACCCATGTTCTTAAATTCTTGGATTGATCTCAGAGTAACTTACAAG ATTTTCTatagaagaaaaccaaaaggacTGAGCGGTGCCCTGCAGGAAGTGGGAATAGAATTCTTAGGACGAGAACATTCTG GGTTGGATGATTCTCGGAATACTGCCCTGCTTGCTTGGAAAATGATCAGGGATGGTTGCTTAATGAAAATTACAAGGTCCTTGAACAAG GTTCCCACTAAGAAGAATTCCAGCGTTTTCACCAGAAATTTGAATACGAATCAAGTTGAAGAAAGGTCAGCCTGCAACAGTAGCATTCAGGGTCTGAGCATATGTGATAGGGAgcttaaaaatacagtaaattctCATGAAAAAGTTCAAATGAGGTCAGTTGGTGTAAATTCTCCTATAAAGGTACAGCAAGATCACCTCCAACTAAAAAGCAATGTAAAAGCAGGTCTTCATAATGCCAAAagctatttctctctttttaatacaAAGTCCTCTACTTCTGTGGAGCAGTTGCCGTCTGCCAGCTTGAATACACCTATGCAGAAGCACATAAGAAACGAACACCTTGCATTTAGTACCAAATCTAAGTCTTCAGCAATTGGTTCAGAATTGGTACTTGTATCAACTACCATTTCATCTGTTAATCATGTTTCTGATACGGAAATGAGTTCTGCTCTTGATTGTTTACCTATGTTGGCTGATTGGGAGGATGTAGCTTTACTGCCAGCATCTCAGCCTGAGCAAAGTATAGATTGTATACCTTCCACTAGTGACTCAAACTTAGATACTTCATTTAATTCTATAGAAAGATTAATGGTTTTAAAAGAAGGCACAGAAGAAACCCCTCAAAAATCTGGGACCTCTAAGTCTGTCGTATATAAGAGTCCACATACTACTATTTATCATGTGGAGGAAGCCAAAGATCCAGATTCAGATGCTTCTGACTTTAAATTACCTGAATGCAAATCAAGTAGCTTCAACAGTGTTAATGCCACTATGTCTCATCCTTCAGTTTTGGGGAAATACCCCCACCCTTTAGGTAGTACTAAAAGGAATCTATCCAGTCCTCTATCTTTCCCGCCAGCAAAAAAACAGACCCGCACTGTTCATGAAGAAAAACCTACATCATCTGATGGCTCTCCAGTGAGAAATTGTTCCCGGAAGGTCCTCCCCTCTATCTTAGCTTCTACAGTTAACCTACAAGAGCCTTGGAAGAGTGGGAAAATGACACCTCCTTTATGTAAGTGTGGCCGAAGATCTAAGAGACTTGTTGTTTCTAATAATGGACCAAACCATGGAAAAGTCTTCTATTGTTGTCCAGTTGGGAAAtaccaagaaaacagaaagtgtTGTGGTTATTTCAAATGGGAAGAAACACTTCAAAAGGAAAGAGCCAACAGCAGAGTTCTGTCTCATTCTCCAAGGGGACTCACTCTTAGTTCCCCAGAAGTAAGCCATATATGTAACAGAAACGtaagtttttctaaaaattcattgAGACTCAGACCTTCAATGAGGAATTGA
- the ERI2 gene encoding ERI1 exoribonuclease 2 isoform X2, with the protein MATKKLARQLGLIRKKSVAPANGNLGRSKSKQLFDYLIVIDFESTCWNDGKRHRSQEIIEFPAVLLNTSTGEIESEFHAYVQPQEHPILSEFCMELTGIKQAQVDEGVPLRICLSQFCKWVQKIQQQKKIIFATGISDPPNSEVKLCAFVTWSDWDLGVCLECECKRKQLIKPMFLNSWIDLRVTYKIFYRRKPKGLSGALQEVGIEFLGREHSGLDDSRNTALLAWKMIRDGCLMKITRSLNKDN; encoded by the exons ATGGCGACCAAGAAGCTTGCGCG GCAGCTTGGATTAATTAGAAAAAAGTCAGTTGCACCAGCAAATGGAAATCTAGGAAGAAGCAAATCCA AGCAGTTGTTTGACTACTTAATTGTCATTGATTTTGAGTCAACATGTTGGAATGATGGGAAACGCCACCGGAGCCAAGAAATAA TTGAATTTCCAGCAGTATTGCTGAACACATCAACTGGGGAGATTGAATCTGAGTTCCATGCTTATGTTCAGCCTCAAGAACATCCGATTCTTTCTGAATTTTGCATGGAACTGACAGGCATAAAACAG GCTCAAGTAGATGAAGGAGTCCCCCTGAGGATTTGCTTATCTCAATTCTGTAAATGGGTTCAGAAGATTcagcaacagaagaaaattatttttgctacTGGGATTTCAGATCCGCCTAATTCCGAAGTAAAATTATGTGCATTTGTTACTTGGTCAG ACTGGGACCTGGGGGTTTGCCTGGAGTGTGAGTGTAAAAGAAAACAGCTGATAAAACCCATGTTCTTAAATTCTTGGATTGATCTCAGAGTAACTTACAAG ATTTTCTatagaagaaaaccaaaaggacTGAGCGGTGCCCTGCAGGAAGTGGGAATAGAATTCTTAGGACGAGAACATTCTG GGTTGGATGATTCTCGGAATACTGCCCTGCTTGCTTGGAAAATGATCAGGGATGGTTGCTTAATGAAAATTACAAGGTCCTTGAACAAG